A genome region from Ignisphaera sp. includes the following:
- a CDS encoding iron-containing alcohol dehydrogenase — protein MGNLKSFKIRASKTLLHFGVGIANSIEDFLKRFRRVYVITSMSAARVSGALANVENALKSLGIPYEVFDGVTPNPFASMINSVSERVWRFGAEAIVAIGGGSVIDTAKVVSVVSHCGGLVEDYFKGYREPCGSIPVLAVNLTHGTGSEVNRYAVVTLENPRTKYGLASDYMYPVASFDDPRYLVTLPKSQTIYTAFDAFYHALEASCGVDSSPYVVAIAEEAVKNIVYWLPKAIENLGDVEARYWLLYSSMLAGIAIDNSRAHVIHAVENVLSGINTSLPHGAGLSMLGPAAIKYLYQASPETLHRILRYIDPQLEPDPKHAERAADAVKRFHKSMGFNENLRQYGFSETDADKIVDTVTKYLSYSLRLSPIEPSKDILKEMYISALNF, from the coding sequence TTGGGTAATTTGAAGAGCTTTAAAATTAGAGCTTCAAAGACATTACTACATTTTGGAGTTGGTATTGCTAATAGCATTGAAGATTTTTTGAAGAGGTTTAGAAGAGTCTATGTGATTACAAGCATGTCTGCTGCCAGGGTTAGCGGGGCTCTTGCGAATGTTGAAAATGCTTTGAAGTCTCTTGGAATACCATATGAGGTTTTCGATGGTGTTACACCAAATCCATTTGCATCTATGATAAATAGTGTTTCCGAAAGGGTCTGGAGATTTGGTGCAGAGGCTATTGTGGCTATAGGTGGTGGAAGCGTTATAGATACTGCAAAAGTGGTTTCAGTTGTCTCCCATTGTGGTGGACTTGTAGAGGACTATTTTAAGGGTTATAGAGAGCCATGTGGATCTATACCTGTTTTGGCTGTGAATTTAACACATGGGACAGGCTCTGAGGTTAATAGATATGCCGTGGTCACTTTAGAGAATCCGAGAACAAAATATGGTCTTGCATCAGATTATATGTACCCTGTAGCATCTTTTGATGACCCTAGGTACCTTGTTACATTGCCGAAAAGCCAAACGATCTACACAGCATTCGATGCTTTTTACCATGCATTAGAGGCTTCATGTGGCGTTGATTCCTCGCCATATGTTGTAGCAATTGCTGAAGAAGCTGTTAAGAACATTGTTTACTGGCTTCCAAAGGCAATTGAAAATCTTGGTGATGTAGAGGCCAGATACTGGCTCCTATATTCATCCATGTTAGCAGGTATAGCTATAGACAATAGCAGAGCGCATGTAATACATGCTGTCGAGAATGTTTTAAGTGGTATCAACACCTCTCTTCCGCATGGAGCAGGCCTCTCAATGCTTGGACCAGCGGCAATCAAGTATCTATATCAGGCATCTCCAGAAACATTACATAGAATACTAAGATATATAGATCCACAGCTTGAGCCAGACCCGAAACATGCTGAAAGGGCGGCTGATGCTGTTAAAAGGTTTCACAAATCCATGGGATTCAATGAAAATCTTCGACAATATGGATTCTCAGAAACTGATGCAGATAAGATTGTTGATACAGTCACAAAATACTTATCATATAGTCTTAGGTTATCTCCTATAGAGCCCTCCAAGGATATTTTAAAAGAGATGTATATCTCAGCCTTAAACTTCTAG
- a CDS encoding PfkB family carbohydrate kinase, translated as MRVLIVGNITIDEIGDRIRVGGTGYYGGRALAEYLDAEVYVATNIGEAYKGLVKGVLESHGIKVIEAGHSSTPVFVIRDGKAVGFKGESPRISLSNLEPYAKIYRFDVVILGPILREVDLNEIDYVLSWSPKVTALDIQGLVRSVANGELRLIWDYSIEEKLGRVDVVHGNVKEFCFSSDLKNVLSKVREWSLATKTTYLISLDERGLYIVADNEILYIKSPAISSVDEVGAGDILLSVTAYYIAKGFNTIESVLRGVAAATLKVENAYREWFNKDSLESLVKELERLVEEVKI; from the coding sequence TTGAGGGTTCTAATAGTAGGCAATATAACTATCGATGAAATTGGGGATAGGATTAGAGTTGGTGGGACAGGATACTATGGTGGTAGAGCACTTGCAGAGTATCTAGATGCAGAGGTCTATGTGGCTACAAACATTGGCGAGGCTTACAAAGGTCTCGTGAAAGGTGTTCTAGAGTCCCATGGAATAAAGGTTATTGAAGCTGGCCATAGCTCCACACCAGTATTTGTCATTAGAGATGGCAAAGCTGTTGGCTTTAAGGGTGAAAGTCCTAGGATAAGCCTATCAAATTTAGAGCCTTATGCAAAAATTTATAGATTCGATGTGGTTATCCTAGGGCCTATTCTCAGAGAGGTAGATTTGAATGAAATAGATTATGTATTGTCTTGGAGTCCCAAGGTCACAGCACTTGATATTCAGGGTTTGGTAAGAAGTGTTGCTAATGGCGAACTAAGGCTTATCTGGGATTATAGTATTGAGGAGAAGCTTGGAAGAGTAGATGTTGTACATGGCAATGTGAAAGAATTTTGTTTCTCAAGTGACTTAAAAAATGTTTTAAGCAAAGTAAGGGAATGGAGTTTAGCAACAAAAACAACCTATCTTATCAGCTTGGATGAAAGAGGTCTATACATTGTGGCAGATAATGAAATACTATACATTAAGTCACCAGCAATAAGTTCTGTTGACGAGGTTGGCGCAGGAGACATCCTATTATCTGTCACGGCATACTATATTGCGAAGGGCTTTAACACTATAGAATCTGTTCTCAGAGGGGTGGCTGCAGCAACTCTAAAAGTAGAGAATGCATATAGAGAGTGGTTCAATAAAGACTCTCTAGAGTCTCTAGTAAAAGAGTTAGAAAGGCTTGTGGAGGAGGTGAAGATATGA
- a CDS encoding MFS transporter, producing the protein MLNRFGLVTVPLVYAFSTSYVHLLTLNIFTGFISGFTNIIFPMYIIECAREGDRATFFGVYNTSIGLANFVGSMVGGLASNYLINTFGLIQGLRISYMISTILRLFSAVVTARMREYVY; encoded by the coding sequence TTGTTAAATAGATTTGGCCTTGTTACCGTCCCCCTAGTTTATGCATTTTCAACTAGCTATGTACATCTACTTACGCTAAACATTTTCACGGGTTTTATTAGTGGTTTCACAAACATAATATTCCCTATGTACATAATAGAGTGTGCAAGAGAAGGAGATAGGGCAACATTTTTTGGGGTATACAACACATCTATTGGCTTAGCAAATTTTGTGGGTTCTATGGTGGGAGGTTTAGCCTCTAACTATCTCATCAATACCTTTGGGCTGATACAAGGCCTTAGAATATCATACATGATATCAACTATATTGAGGCTATTCTCAGCAGTTGTAACAGCTAGAATGAGGGAATATGTATATTAA
- a CDS encoding MFS transporter has protein sequence MPHDLNMHRTNTIKKLYLRISALSFSNNLISPILPYLIVYYGGGATESGIFQASNNLLGNIGQVMWGRISDSTGRRRLMLLLGALSTMIISITSLILIGIFGSMNPYEIIAISAIATFIGSASAPVIGDVISDLAEQSDRAIVYSMHSNLSAAFSIAGNIATTIMFQCMSSTFLALLVIFLLALAFGSISVFATLSISRNIIDRNTNCDLCPFRKHVSLGIEEFVKSFKIALSNPRFKGFVYANTLYNFSMSMAWPLFILSQRDVLNLSPAQITSLSIASNT, from the coding sequence TTGCCACATGATTTGAATATGCATAGAACCAATACAATAAAAAAGCTCTACCTTAGAATATCCGCACTTTCCTTTTCAAATAACCTCATATCACCGATCTTGCCATATCTGATAGTCTACTATGGTGGAGGTGCGACAGAGTCTGGCATATTCCAAGCATCCAACAATCTACTTGGTAATATAGGTCAGGTTATGTGGGGTAGAATAAGTGACTCAACTGGACGCCGAAGACTAATGCTCTTATTGGGAGCTTTGTCAACCATGATCATATCTATCACCTCCCTAATTTTGATAGGCATCTTCGGTTCTATGAATCCATATGAAATTATAGCCATATCAGCTATAGCAACATTTATAGGCTCAGCGTCAGCCCCAGTAATTGGGGATGTTATTAGCGATCTTGCTGAACAGTCTGATAGAGCCATAGTATATTCTATGCATTCGAATCTCTCAGCAGCATTCAGCATAGCTGGCAATATAGCAACAACAATAATGTTTCAATGTATGTCAAGCACTTTCTTAGCATTGCTTGTAATATTTCTCTTGGCACTTGCATTTGGATCTATATCAGTATTTGCAACATTATCTATATCTAGAAATATTATTGATAGAAACACTAATTGTGATTTGTGTCCATTTCGTAAACATGTTAGCCTTGGCATTGAAGAATTCGTAAAGAGCTTTAAAATCGCTTTATCTAATCCAAGATTCAAAGGCTTTGTATATGCAAACACCTTGTACAATTTCTCCATGTCAATGGCCTGGCCTTTATTTATATTGAGTCAGCGAGATGTCTTAAATCTCTCGCCTGCACAGATAACATCCCTCTCTATAGCATCCAATACCTAG